A region from the Neurospora crassa OR74A linkage group V, whole genome shotgun sequence genome encodes:
- a CDS encoding protein transporter SEC61 subunit alpha has product MSSLRFLDLVKPFVPFLPEVQQPETKIPFNQKLMWTGLTLLIFLVMSQMPLYGIVSSDTSDPLYWLRMMMASNRGTLMELGITPIISSGMVFQLLAGTHMIDVNLDLKADRELYQTAQKLFAVILSIGTATVYVFTGLYGPPSDLGAGIVFLLILQLVVAGMIVILLDELLQKGYGLGSGISLFIATNICESIMWKAFSPTSINTGRGPEYEGAVIALFHLLMTWDNKQRALYEAFYRQNLPNIMNLLATLVVFAAVIYLQGFRVEIPVKSSRQRGARGSYPIRLFYTSNMPIMLQSALSSNVFLISQMLYSRFSENLLVRLFGVWEAKEGTAQLSAVSGLVYYMSPPLNFKDALLDPIHTAVYIAYMLTACAVFSKTWIEVSGSSPRDVAKQLKDQGLVMAGHREQSMYKELKRIIPTAAAFGGACIGALSVASDLMGALGSGTGTLLAVTIIYGYFEIAAKEGDLQGMKGMIMG; this is encoded by the exons ATGAGTTCCC TACGGTTCCTCGATCTCGTCAAGCCCTTCGTGCCGTTCCTCCCCGAGGTTCAGCAGCCCGAGACCAAGATCCCCTTCAACCAAAAGTTGATGTGGACCGGCTTGACCCTGCTCATCTTCTTGGTCATGAGCCAGATGCCCCTCTACGGCATTGTCTCGTCCGACACGTCCGATCCGCTATACTGGCTGCGTATGATGATGGCGAGTAACAGAGGTACTCTGATGGAGCTCGGTATCACCCCCATCATCTCGTCCGGCATGGTCTTCCAGCTCCTCGCCGGCACCCACATGATCGACGTCAACCTCGACCTCAAGGCCGATCGCGAGCTCTACCAGACGGCCCAGAAGCTGTTCGCTGTCATCCTCTCCATCGGCACCGCCACTGTCTACGTCTTCACCGGTCTCTATGGCCCTCCCAGCGACCTCGGTGCCGGTATCGTCttccttctcatcctccaGCTCGTCGTTGCCGGCATGATTGTCATTCTCCTCGATGAGCTCCTCCAGAAGGGCTATGGCCTCGGCAGCGGTATCTCGCTGTTCATTGCCACCAACATCTGCGAGTCCATCATGTGGAAGGCCTTCTCCCCCACCTCCATCAACACCGGCCGTGGCCCCGAGTACGAGGGTGCCGTCATTgccctcttccacctcctcatGACCTGGGACAACAAGCAGCGTGCTCTTTACGAGGCTTTCTACCGCCAGAACCTCCCCAACATCATGAACTTGCTCGCCACtctcgtcgtcttcgccgCCGTCATCTACCTCCAGGGCTTCCGCGTCGAGATCCCCGTCAAGTCTTCGCGCCAGCGTGGTGCCCGTGGCTCTTACCCCATCCGCCTCTTCTACACCTCCAACATGCCCATCATGCTGCAGTCCGCTCTCTCCTCCAACGTCTTCCTGATCAGCCAGATGCTCTACTCTCGCTTCTCCGAGAACCTTCTGGTCCGTCTTTTCGGCGTCtgggaggccaaggagggcACTGCCCAGCTCTCTGCCGTTTCCGGTCTTGTCTACTACATGAGCCCCCCTCTCAACTTCAAGGACGCTCTCCTCGACCCCATCCACACCGCCGTCTACATCGCCTACATGCTCACTGCCTGCGCTGTCTTCTCCAAGACCTGGATTGAGGTTTCCGGCTCCAGCCCCCGCGATGTCGCCAAGCAGCTCAAGGACCAGGGTCTCGTCATGGCCGGCCACCGCGAGCAGAGCATGTACAAGGAGCTCAAGCGTATCATCCCCACTGCTGCCGCTTTCGGTGGTGCCTGCATTGGTGCTCTCTCTGTTGCCAGCGACCTCATGGGCGCTCTTGGCTCCGGTACCGGTACTCTCTTGGCTGTCAC TATCATCTACGGCTACTTCGAAATTGCCGCCAAGGAGGGTGATCTTCAGGGCATGAAGGGTATGATCATGGGTTAA
- a CDS encoding tRNA isopentenyltransferase has protein sequence MADPLVVIYGSTGTGKSDLAVELATRFNGEIINVDAMQMYRGLPIITNQLTPEEQRGIPHYLLGNIGLDEEPWSVTSWKREATRIISDIRSRGKLPIVVGGTSYYLDGLLFDEKLVESDPATTEESETAAAKATRDELASQHPILRESAEVMLAKLQEVDPVMAERWHPKDIRKIRNSLEIYLSTGRRASDIYAEQRARKEAKRAEQPPSPWNLLLFWLYAKPDVLNERLDKRVDKMVANGLLDETSSVYDYLQRRLAAGDTVDRTKGIWQSIGFRQFESYLSAVKSTETDTPQAALEKLKQQGIEDTKTATRQYAKYQIRWIARKTIAALQEENLLSNFYLLDSSNISHWHSEVAEKGSSLLAKHLAHQPLPRPEDLSDTAREVLAEQLERSNRPETICNKTCEVCGKEFRIEEQWQKHLKSKKHQKAVKWARRQAEGWPTRGVAKGDKVEEGTDDDVDADDSDGQVPKP, from the exons ATGGCAGACCCTCTGGTTGTCATCTACGGGTCCACGGGCACCGGCAAGTCTGAT CTTGCCGTGGAACTAGCGACCCGATTCAATGGCGAAATCATCAACGTCGACGCCATGCAAATGTATCGAGGCctacccatcatcaccaaccagCTCACTCCCGAAGAACAGCGCGGCATCCCCCATTACCTCCTCGGCAACATTGGACTGGACGAGGAACCATGGTCTGTCACCAGCTGGAAACGCGAAGCAACGAGAATTATATCGGACATCAGGTCGAGGGGAAAGCTGCCCATTGTAGTAGGAGGAACTTCGTACTACCTCGACGGCCTGCTGTTCGACGAGAAGCTGGTTGAGTCGGATCCTGCGACGACCGAAGAATCAGAGACAGCCGCCGCCAAAGCTACACGGGACGAACTCGCAAGTCAGCACCCAATTCTTCGCGAATCCGCCGAGGTCATGCTGGCCAAGCTACAAGAAGTCGACCCAGTCATGGCCGAGCGATGGCACCCCAAAGACATTCGCAAGATTCGCAACTCGCTCGAGATCTACCTTAGCACTGGCCGTCGCGCCTCCGACATTTATGCCGAACAACGCGCTCGGAAAGAGGCCAAGCGCGCAGAGCAGCCACCGAGTCCCTGGAATTTGCTTCTCTTCTGGCTCTACGCCAAGCCCGATGTGCTCAACGAGCGCCTTGACAAGCGTGTAGACAAGATGGTAGCCAATGGTCTTTTGGACGAAACATCGTCAGTCTACGACTATTTGCAGCGCCGTCTCGCAGCAGGTGACACTGTCGACCGCACCAAGGGCATCTGGCAGTCCATCGGGTTCCGCCAATTCGAATCATATTTATCAGCTGTCAAGTCTACCGAAACCGACACTCCACAAGCCGCACTGGAAAAACTCAAGCAACAAGGAATCGAGGACACCAAGACAGCAACCCGCCAGTACGCAAAATACCAAATCAGGTGGATTGCTCGAAAGACCATTGCAGCCCTTCAGGAAGAGAATCTTCTATCCAACTTCTATCTCTTGGACTCGTCCAACATTTCCCATTGGCACTCTGAAGTAGCCGAGAAAGGAAGTTCTCTTCTAGCCAAACATCTTGCCCATCAGCCGCTGCCGCGACCAGAAGACTTGTCGGACACTGCAAGAGAGGTGTTGGCCGAGCAGTTGGAAAGGAGCAACCGACCCGAGACAATATGCAACAAGACATGTGAGGTGTGCGGGAAGGAGTTTAGAATTGAAGAACAGTGGCAGAAGCACCTCAAGAGCAAGAAGCACCAGAAGGCAGTCAAGTGGGCAAGAAGGCAGGCAGAGGGCTGGCCGACCAGGGGAGTGGCGAAAGGTGataaagtggaagaaggaacaGACGATGATGTCGATGCTGATGATTCTGATGGGCAGGTCCCAAAGCCCTAG